A single window of Mycobacterium sp. ITM-2016-00318 DNA harbors:
- a CDS encoding AI-2E family transporter — protein sequence MRTEFTLTQKRALAVATVIAVLFGAYFLRQYFILIVVAAVVAFLFGPLYNRLNKRMGTGLSATLTLLAAFASVIVPIGLIVLIAVVQITEMVKSVADWVEKTDMSTLGDKTLKFVNELLARVPFADVTVTPDMLRKGMTTVAQNGGQWLLHTLQGAAGGLIGGITAAILFIYVFISLLTNKEPVQRLIRQLNPLGEEVTDLYLVKMGAMVNGTVRGQFIIAVCQGVAGAISIYIAGFHDGFFIFAILLSALSVIPLGSGIISIPFGIGMMLFGNVFGGIFVILFHIIVVTNIDNILRPILVPREARLDSALMLLSVFAGITMFGAFGIVIGPVLMIVIVTTISVYLAVYKGVPLEQHDDDETEKSKKRKRWMGWLTRRARKSDSEASETGPKPESETDEADGVAPDAAEPTAKPAAP from the coding sequence ATGAGGACCGAGTTCACGCTCACTCAGAAGCGTGCGCTGGCGGTCGCAACAGTCATCGCCGTCCTGTTCGGCGCGTACTTCCTGCGCCAGTACTTCATCCTCATCGTGGTCGCCGCCGTCGTCGCCTTCCTCTTCGGTCCGCTCTACAACCGGCTCAACAAGCGAATGGGCACCGGCCTTTCGGCGACGCTGACCCTGCTGGCGGCCTTCGCCAGCGTGATCGTTCCGATCGGGTTGATCGTGCTGATCGCCGTCGTCCAGATCACCGAGATGGTGAAGAGCGTTGCCGACTGGGTCGAGAAGACCGACATGTCCACACTCGGCGACAAGACGCTGAAGTTCGTCAACGAATTGTTGGCGCGCGTGCCGTTCGCAGACGTCACGGTGACCCCGGACATGCTCAGGAAGGGAATGACGACCGTCGCGCAGAACGGCGGGCAGTGGCTGCTGCACACCCTTCAGGGCGCCGCAGGCGGGCTCATCGGGGGCATCACCGCGGCAATCCTCTTCATCTACGTGTTCATTTCGCTGCTGACCAACAAAGAGCCCGTGCAGCGGTTGATCCGGCAGCTGAACCCGCTGGGCGAAGAGGTCACCGACCTCTACCTCGTCAAGATGGGTGCGATGGTCAACGGCACGGTCAGGGGCCAGTTCATCATCGCCGTCTGCCAGGGTGTCGCAGGCGCCATCTCGATCTACATCGCGGGCTTCCACGACGGGTTCTTCATCTTCGCAATCCTGTTGAGCGCGCTGTCGGTGATCCCGTTGGGCAGCGGTATCATCTCGATTCCCTTCGGGATCGGAATGATGTTGTTCGGCAATGTGTTCGGCGGCATCTTCGTGATCCTGTTTCACATCATCGTGGTGACGAACATCGACAACATCCTGCGGCCGATTCTGGTGCCGCGCGAGGCTCGCCTCGACTCCGCGCTGATGCTGCTGTCGGTGTTCGCAGGCATCACCATGTTCGGCGCGTTCGGCATCGTGATCGGACCGGTGCTGATGATCGTCATCGTCACGACGATCAGCGTCTATCTCGCTGTGTACAAAGGTGTTCCGCTCGAGCAACACGATGACGACGAAACCGAGAAGTCGAAAAAGCGCAAGCGTTGGATGGGCTGGTTGACGCGCCGAGCCAGGAAGTCGGATTCCGAAGCGTCCGAGACCGGCCCGAAGCCCGAGTCCGAGACCGACGAGGCTGACGGCGTGGCGCCTGACGCAGCCGAACCGACCGCTAAGCCAGCCGCTCCGTGA
- a CDS encoding dienelactone hydrolase family protein has protein sequence MTAPDPNIAGLMAPEADLTGWTAEPFTAAGYTHDVYRKGEGPGVVLIPEMPGIHPGVLALGNHLVDNGFTVACPSLYGTPGAPGVRPGAVPVMLRGCVAREFAAFATNADRPVAHYLRALARDLNEKTPGRGVGVIGECWSGGFALAAAVDDSVIAPVLSQPSLPIGLTAKHRRDPGLSEAELKVVEKRAADEGLCALALRFSEDRLSPGARFKALKDRLGDAFVVIEIDSKKGNEHGFGKMAHSVLTLEVREQDGHPAYEARKRVVEFLTERLA, from the coding sequence ATGACCGCACCGGACCCCAATATCGCCGGCCTGATGGCTCCAGAAGCCGACCTCACCGGATGGACCGCCGAGCCGTTCACCGCCGCCGGGTACACGCACGACGTCTACCGCAAGGGCGAGGGGCCCGGTGTCGTGCTGATACCGGAAATGCCCGGCATCCATCCCGGCGTGCTGGCGCTGGGCAATCACCTGGTGGACAACGGGTTCACCGTCGCCTGCCCGTCGCTGTACGGAACGCCCGGGGCGCCCGGCGTGCGTCCCGGTGCCGTGCCGGTGATGCTCCGAGGTTGCGTGGCAAGAGAATTCGCGGCGTTTGCGACGAACGCCGACCGACCGGTCGCACACTATCTGCGTGCCCTGGCGCGCGACCTCAACGAGAAGACGCCGGGTAGGGGTGTCGGGGTGATCGGTGAATGTTGGAGCGGTGGGTTCGCGCTCGCGGCCGCGGTGGACGACAGCGTCATCGCCCCGGTGCTGAGCCAGCCATCGTTGCCGATCGGGTTGACGGCCAAGCACCGCCGAGATCCCGGGCTGTCGGAAGCAGAGCTCAAGGTCGTCGAAAAGCGGGCAGCCGACGAGGGGCTTTGCGCGCTGGCTCTGCGGTTCAGTGAGGACCGGCTGTCACCGGGTGCACGGTTCAAGGCGCTCAAGGACCGGCTCGGCGACGCGTTCGTGGTCATCGAGATCGACTCGAAGAAGGGCAACGAGCACGGCTTCGGCAAGATGGCGCACTCGGTGCTGACGCTAGAGGTCCGTGAGCAGGACGGCCATCCTGCCTACGAGGCGCGCAAACGCGTGGTCGAATTCCTCACGGAGCGGCTGGCTTAG
- a CDS encoding DUF4245 domain-containing protein, translating to MTSEPEPAPRPAKPRLLQDGRDMFWSLAPLVAACIVLAGILGMCSFSPNGPAPGPEPDYDAPAALQAHADALRIPIRVPALPEGWRANSGSRAGIEAGRTDPSGQPARAVSATVGYLTPSGMYLALIQSNAKEEKLVASIDPDMVPTGTQDVDGARWVVYEGEGDAEPVWTTRLKGPTGPAQIAIKGAGGTDEYRTLASAVQKQPPLAAK from the coding sequence GTGACCTCCGAGCCGGAACCCGCGCCCAGACCCGCGAAGCCGCGGTTGCTGCAGGACGGACGCGACATGTTCTGGTCCCTCGCGCCGCTGGTAGCGGCTTGTATCGTGCTGGCGGGCATCCTCGGGATGTGCTCGTTTTCGCCGAACGGGCCCGCCCCGGGACCGGAGCCCGACTATGACGCCCCCGCGGCGTTGCAGGCCCACGCCGACGCGCTCCGCATCCCCATTCGGGTCCCCGCGTTGCCCGAGGGCTGGCGTGCGAATTCCGGCAGCCGCGCCGGTATCGAGGCGGGCCGGACCGATCCGTCCGGGCAACCGGCCCGCGCGGTGTCCGCGACGGTCGGCTACTTGACGCCCAGCGGCATGTATCTGGCGTTGATCCAGAGCAACGCCAAAGAGGAGAAGCTCGTCGCCTCCATCGATCCGGACATGGTGCCGACCGGAACGCAGGACGTCGACGGCGCCCGCTGGGTGGTCTACGAAGGCGAGGGCGACGCCGAGCCAGTGTGGACGACGCGATTGAAAGGCCCGACCGGACCGGCACAGATCGCGATCAAGGGGGCTGGCGGTACCGACGAGTACCGTACGCTTGCCTCTGCGGTGCAGAAGCAACCGCCACTGGCCGCGAAGTAG
- the glpX gene encoding class II fructose-bisphosphatase: MTPARGEAPDRNLALELVRVTEAGAMAAGRWVGRGDKEGGDGAAVDAMRELVNSVSMRGVVVIGEGEKDNAPMLYNGEEVGNGDGPECDFAVDPVDGTTLMSKGMPNAISVLAVAERGAMFDPSAVFYMNKIAVGPDAADVIDITAPIAENINRVAKVKNSSVADLTVCILDRPRHQQLMADVRAAGARIRLISDGDVAGAISACRPNSGTDMLVGVGGTPEGIIAAAAIRCMGGAIQGRLAPTDDEERQKAIDRGYDLDQVLTTEDLVSGENVFFCATGVTDGDLLQGVRYSGGGCTTQSIVMRSKSGTVRMIEAYHRLSKLNEYSAIDFTGDSNAVYPLP; encoded by the coding sequence ATGACTCCAGCACGAGGCGAAGCCCCCGACCGCAACCTCGCCCTCGAGCTCGTTCGAGTCACCGAAGCGGGTGCGATGGCGGCAGGTCGCTGGGTCGGTCGTGGCGATAAGGAGGGCGGTGACGGCGCGGCCGTCGACGCCATGCGCGAACTGGTCAATTCGGTCTCCATGCGCGGGGTGGTGGTGATCGGCGAGGGCGAGAAGGACAACGCCCCGATGCTCTACAACGGCGAAGAGGTCGGCAACGGCGACGGTCCGGAATGCGATTTCGCGGTCGACCCGGTGGACGGCACCACGCTGATGAGTAAGGGCATGCCCAACGCGATCTCGGTTCTCGCGGTCGCCGAACGCGGTGCGATGTTCGACCCCTCAGCGGTGTTCTACATGAACAAGATCGCCGTGGGGCCAGACGCCGCCGACGTCATCGACATCACCGCGCCGATCGCCGAGAACATCAACCGCGTGGCCAAGGTGAAGAACTCCAGTGTCGCGGACCTGACGGTGTGCATCCTGGACCGGCCGCGGCATCAACAGCTGATGGCCGATGTGCGGGCCGCCGGCGCACGGATCCGGTTGATCTCCGACGGCGATGTCGCAGGCGCCATCTCGGCGTGCAGGCCCAACTCCGGCACCGACATGCTCGTCGGGGTCGGCGGCACACCGGAGGGCATCATCGCCGCGGCCGCCATCCGCTGTATGGGAGGCGCGATCCAGGGGCGGCTGGCCCCGACCGATGACGAGGAACGCCAGAAGGCGATCGACCGCGGCTACGACCTGGATCAGGTCCTGACCACCGAGGACCTCGTGTCCGGCGAGAACGTCTTCTTCTGTGCGACCGGTGTCACCGACGGCGATCTCCTGCAGGGGGTGCGCTACTCCGGCGGGGGTTGCACCACGCAGTCGATCGTCATGCGTAGCAAGTCCGGCACCGTGCGGATGATCGAGGCCTACCACCGATTGTCGAAGCTCAACGAGTACTCCGCAATCGATTTCACCGGCGACAGCAACGCGGTCTACCCGCTGCCGTAA
- a CDS encoding class II fumarate hydratase translates to MSVDNDVEYRIEHDTMGEVRVPVNALWRAQTQRAVENFPISGRGLERTQIRALGLLKGACAQVNKDLGLLAPERADAIIAAAAEIADGNHDDQFPIDVFQTGSGTSSNMNTNEVIAGIAAQNGVAVHPNDDVNMSQSSNDTFPTATHIAATEAAVGHLIPALEVLHESLAGKARQWRVVVKSGRTHLMDAVPVTLGQEFSGYARQVEAGIERVKAALPRLGELAIGGTAVGTGLNAPEDFDVRVVEVLKEQTGLAELRVATNHFEAQAARDGLVEASGALRTVAVSLTKIANDIRWMGSGPLTGLGEIQLPDLQPGSSIMPGKVNPVLPEAVTQVAAQVIGNDAAITWGGGNGAFELNVYIPMMARNILESFKILTNVSKLFAERCIDGLVAHEERLRELAESSPSIVTPLNSAIGYEEAAAVAKQALKEKKTIRQTVIDRGLIGDKLSEEELDKRLDVLAMAKVKDGAS, encoded by the coding sequence ATGAGCGTGGACAACGACGTCGAGTACCGCATCGAGCACGACACCATGGGCGAGGTGCGGGTGCCGGTCAACGCGCTGTGGCGCGCACAGACACAGCGGGCGGTGGAGAACTTTCCGATTTCGGGCCGGGGCCTGGAGCGCACCCAGATCCGCGCACTCGGCCTCCTCAAAGGCGCCTGCGCACAGGTCAACAAGGACCTCGGGCTGCTCGCTCCCGAGAGGGCCGACGCGATCATCGCCGCGGCAGCGGAGATCGCCGACGGCAATCACGACGACCAGTTCCCCATCGACGTGTTCCAAACCGGCTCCGGTACCAGCTCGAACATGAACACCAACGAGGTGATAGCCGGTATCGCCGCGCAGAACGGCGTAGCGGTGCACCCCAACGACGACGTGAACATGTCACAGTCGTCCAACGACACCTTCCCGACGGCAACACACATCGCCGCCACCGAAGCCGCTGTCGGCCATCTCATTCCGGCCCTTGAGGTGCTGCACGAGTCGCTGGCGGGGAAGGCACGGCAGTGGCGCGTCGTGGTGAAGTCCGGCCGTACGCACCTGATGGACGCCGTGCCTGTGACACTGGGCCAGGAGTTCAGCGGCTACGCGCGCCAGGTCGAGGCAGGCATCGAGCGGGTCAAGGCCGCGCTGCCGCGCCTCGGTGAGCTGGCGATCGGCGGCACCGCCGTCGGCACTGGCCTCAACGCGCCAGAGGACTTCGATGTGCGCGTGGTCGAGGTCTTGAAGGAGCAGACCGGCCTGGCCGAATTACGTGTCGCGACAAACCATTTCGAGGCCCAAGCTGCGCGCGATGGACTGGTCGAGGCCTCCGGCGCGCTGCGCACCGTCGCCGTTTCGCTGACCAAGATCGCCAACGACATCCGGTGGATGGGCTCCGGCCCGCTGACCGGCCTCGGCGAGATCCAGCTGCCCGATCTGCAGCCCGGCAGTTCGATCATGCCCGGAAAGGTCAATCCCGTCCTCCCCGAAGCCGTTACGCAGGTCGCCGCGCAGGTGATCGGGAACGACGCCGCCATCACATGGGGCGGCGGCAACGGCGCGTTCGAGCTCAATGTGTACATCCCGATGATGGCCCGCAACATCCTCGAGTCGTTCAAGATCCTGACCAACGTCTCGAAGCTGTTCGCCGAACGCTGCATCGACGGCCTCGTCGCGCACGAGGAGCGGCTGCGTGAGTTGGCCGAGTCCTCGCCGTCGATCGTGACGCCGCTGAACTCGGCGATCGGCTACGAGGAGGCCGCTGCCGTCGCCAAGCAGGCGCTCAAGGAGAAGAAGACCATCCGGCAGACGGTCATCGACCGCGGGCTGATCGGCGACAAGCTGTCCGAGGAGGAACTCGACAAGCGCCTCGACGTGCTGGCGATGGCGAAGGTCAAAGACGGCGCCAGCTAG
- a CDS encoding universal stress protein, with protein sequence MTASSKYGILAAVDGSSESDAALRWAIAEAASRVTPITLMHVIAPVVVTWPVRNLQGSYNRWQEDNAAHVVELAKKVVQAAEANLMVQTKVLHGGVATELVDASRGATMTVVGSRGLGAIGGSVLGSISRALLHYGHGPVAVVRADGGEVDRSAPVLLGIDGSSASEAATGLAFDEASRRGVGLVALHAWSDVGVFPALGEDWRAYEQEGHEVIGERLAGWQEQYPDVPVTRRIVCDRPAHWLLEGAAEAQLVVLGSRGRGGFSRMLLGSVSTAVAEGSMTPVIVVRS encoded by the coding sequence ATGACTGCATCGTCGAAGTACGGAATCCTGGCCGCGGTCGACGGATCATCGGAATCCGATGCGGCACTGCGGTGGGCGATCGCGGAAGCCGCGTCGCGTGTCACGCCGATCACCCTGATGCACGTCATCGCCCCGGTGGTGGTCACGTGGCCTGTCAGAAACCTGCAGGGTAGCTACAACCGATGGCAGGAGGACAACGCCGCGCACGTCGTCGAATTGGCCAAGAAGGTGGTGCAAGCCGCCGAAGCAAACCTGATGGTCCAGACCAAAGTGCTGCACGGCGGCGTCGCCACCGAACTGGTCGACGCGTCGCGCGGCGCGACGATGACGGTCGTGGGTAGTCGCGGGCTCGGTGCGATCGGTGGGTCGGTGTTGGGTTCGATCAGCCGCGCCCTACTGCATTACGGACACGGCCCGGTGGCGGTCGTCCGAGCTGATGGCGGTGAGGTCGACCGGAGCGCTCCGGTGCTGCTCGGCATCGACGGTTCATCGGCATCGGAAGCTGCGACCGGGCTGGCCTTCGACGAGGCCTCGCGTCGCGGCGTCGGCCTTGTGGCCTTGCATGCGTGGAGCGATGTGGGCGTGTTCCCGGCGTTGGGCGAGGACTGGCGCGCATACGAGCAGGAAGGTCACGAAGTCATCGGCGAGCGGCTTGCCGGCTGGCAGGAGCAGTACCCCGACGTCCCTGTGACGCGGCGGATCGTCTGCGACCGACCGGCCCATTGGTTGCTCGAAGGGGCCGCAGAGGCTCAGTTGGTCGTGCTCGGAAGTCGTGGCCGCGGCGGGTTCTCGAGAATGCTGCTCGGCTCGGTGAGCACCGCAGTCGCCGAAGGCTCGATGACACCGGTCATCGTCGTCCGCAGCTAG
- a CDS encoding Acg family FMN-binding oxidoreductase, whose translation MRDTVVEQKIIHDAVELACRAPSLHNSQPWRWRADGDVVELHVDPDRAPRRADPSGREALIACGAALDHFRVAMAAAGWTANIDRFPNPNDFLHLASVDFTPMEFVTDAHRRLADAIIARRTDRLPFSAPPNWDPIELGLRKAIDSDKIFLDVIADDLRQELAEASQLAETFRLYDSGYHSELVGWTADFKLHDGIPQSSLISASESDRVDVGRNFPVTHGSDRRPQVDQDHAKVVVLSSDDSTHDDVLRCGEALSAVLLEATLAGLATCTLTHLTEVLASRMVVATLIGRSTTPQVLIRVGLTPSIGESIPPTPRRPLSEVLYGA comes from the coding sequence ATGCGTGACACCGTGGTAGAGCAGAAGATCATTCACGACGCCGTCGAGCTGGCCTGCCGTGCGCCATCGCTGCACAACAGCCAGCCGTGGCGGTGGCGCGCTGACGGTGACGTCGTGGAGTTACACGTCGATCCCGATCGGGCGCCCCGGCGCGCTGACCCATCGGGTCGAGAGGCCCTCATCGCCTGCGGCGCGGCGCTCGACCATTTTCGGGTGGCCATGGCGGCCGCCGGATGGACGGCGAACATCGATCGATTCCCGAACCCCAACGACTTCCTTCATCTTGCGTCGGTCGACTTCACCCCGATGGAATTCGTCACCGACGCACATCGACGCCTGGCCGATGCGATCATTGCGCGACGCACCGATCGGCTGCCGTTCTCGGCGCCCCCGAACTGGGACCCGATCGAACTCGGGTTGCGCAAGGCGATCGACTCCGACAAGATCTTCCTGGACGTGATCGCTGATGATCTGCGCCAGGAGCTCGCCGAGGCGTCCCAACTGGCTGAGACATTCCGTCTATACGACTCCGGCTATCATTCCGAATTAGTGGGTTGGACAGCGGATTTCAAGCTACACGACGGTATACCGCAAAGTTCTCTGATCTCGGCGAGCGAAAGCGATCGAGTCGACGTTGGGCGCAATTTCCCGGTTACCCACGGCTCGGACCGTCGTCCGCAGGTAGACCAGGATCATGCCAAGGTTGTCGTCCTGTCGAGTGACGACAGCACGCATGACGACGTTCTGCGTTGCGGCGAAGCGCTGTCGGCGGTGCTCCTGGAAGCGACGTTGGCGGGATTGGCGACCTGCACGCTGACGCACCTGACGGAAGTTCTGGCGAGCCGGATGGTCGTCGCCACCTTGATCGGAAGGTCCACCACGCCGCAGGTTTTAATTCGGGTCGGCCTGACCCCCAGTATCGGGGAGTCGATCCCGCCGACGCCGCGGCGTCCGCTCAGCGAGGTTTTGTACGGGGCTTGA
- a CDS encoding polysaccharide deacetylase family protein — MPKRRDSRAWQYGLVVLAVAAAVVVVVVALLTGHAKRETPDEVDCATEKCVALTFDDGPGPYTDRLLQILKENDAKATFFLIGNKVAADTAGAKRIAEAGMEIGSHTWEHPNMTAIPPQDIPAQFSRANDAIEAATGQRPNLVRTAGGLVNDQVLAEAKKQGLADINWDVIPFDWINDSNIAATRYMLMTQIKPGSVVLFHDTYSSTVDLVYQFIPVLKTNGYHLVTVSQLLGPREPGSAYGSRDNGPPANDLHDIAVDQIPSLPNTPSPPPMPNIPITDIPGANSGGPNNGA, encoded by the coding sequence GTGCCGAAGCGACGCGACAGCAGGGCCTGGCAGTACGGCCTCGTGGTTCTCGCCGTCGCGGCCGCAGTCGTCGTGGTGGTGGTCGCGCTGCTGACCGGGCACGCCAAGCGGGAGACGCCCGACGAGGTGGACTGCGCCACGGAGAAGTGTGTGGCACTGACGTTCGACGACGGACCCGGCCCGTACACCGACCGGCTCCTGCAGATCTTGAAGGAGAACGACGCCAAGGCGACGTTCTTCCTGATCGGCAACAAGGTCGCCGCTGATACCGCAGGCGCCAAGCGCATCGCGGAGGCCGGCATGGAAATCGGCAGTCACACGTGGGAACACCCCAATATGACCGCGATCCCGCCGCAGGACATCCCCGCGCAGTTCAGCAGGGCCAACGACGCCATCGAGGCGGCGACGGGTCAGCGACCGAATTTGGTCCGCACCGCGGGCGGGCTCGTCAACGACCAGGTGCTCGCGGAGGCCAAGAAGCAGGGACTGGCCGACATCAACTGGGACGTCATCCCTTTTGACTGGATCAACGACTCCAACATCGCCGCCACGCGCTACATGCTGATGACTCAGATCAAGCCCGGCTCAGTCGTGTTGTTCCACGACACCTACTCCAGCACAGTCGATTTGGTGTACCAGTTCATCCCCGTGCTGAAGACCAACGGCTACCACCTGGTGACGGTCAGCCAACTCCTCGGTCCGCGTGAACCCGGTAGTGCCTACGGCTCCCGCGACAACGGCCCGCCCGCCAACGACCTTCACGACATCGCCGTCGACCAGATCCCGTCACTGCCGAATACACCGTCGCCGCCGCCGATGCCGAACATCCCGATCACCGACATTCCCGGTGCGAACTCGGGCGGACCCAACAACGGCGCCTAA
- a CDS encoding PaaI family thioesterase, whose protein sequence is MVALTTERLHMSPVHKRMQMNVDRVEPGLAIISMPLSEDVRGYFEGSVHGGMLATLADAASASCLASSYDFDTQFTVTTDIHVRYYRQPKGGPLVAEARLVHGGRRLLSTDCSVTDVEGRVLIRTTATFMLVPNPNPM, encoded by the coding sequence ATGGTCGCCTTGACCACCGAGCGACTACACATGTCGCCCGTCCACAAGCGCATGCAGATGAACGTCGACCGCGTGGAGCCGGGCCTGGCGATCATCTCGATGCCGCTCAGCGAGGATGTTCGCGGGTACTTCGAAGGCAGCGTCCACGGCGGCATGTTGGCTACCCTCGCTGATGCCGCGTCGGCCTCCTGCCTCGCCAGCTCATACGACTTCGATACGCAATTCACCGTCACGACCGACATCCACGTCCGGTACTACCGGCAGCCCAAGGGCGGGCCACTGGTTGCGGAGGCCAGGCTCGTGCATGGTGGCCGCAGGTTGCTGAGCACGGACTGCTCGGTGACCGACGTCGAAGGTCGCGTGCTGATCCGTACGACTGCGACGTTCATGCTTGTGCCCAACCCTAATCCGATGTAG
- a CDS encoding PhoH family protein, whose protein sequence is MTDSSIRTYVLDTSVLLSDPWACTRFAEHEVVVPLVVISELEAKRHHHELGWFARQALRLFDDLRLEHGRLDQPIPVGTQGGTLHVELNHSDPSVLPAGFRNDTNDSRILICAANLAAEGKRVTLVSKDIPLRVKAGAVGLPADEYHAQDVVTSGWTGMDEIDVSSEVIDSLFAEGEIDLEEARDLPCHTGIRLLGTNSHALGRVNPDKRVQLVRGDREVFGLRGRSAEQRVALDLLLDESVGIVSLGGKAGTGKSALALCAGLEAVLERRTQRKVVVFRPLYAVGGQDLGYLPGSESEKMGPWAQAVFDTLEGLASPAVLEEVLSRGMLEVLPLTHIRGRSLHDSFVIVDEAQSLERNVLLTVLSRLGAGSRVVLTHDVAQRDNLRVGRHDGVAAVIEKLKGHPLFAHITLLRSERSPIAALVTEMLEEISPGALP, encoded by the coding sequence GTGACCGATTCCTCCATTCGCACCTACGTTCTCGACACATCGGTGTTGCTGTCCGACCCATGGGCGTGTACGCGATTTGCCGAGCACGAAGTGGTGGTCCCGCTGGTCGTCATCAGCGAGCTGGAGGCCAAACGCCATCATCATGAATTGGGTTGGTTCGCCCGTCAGGCGCTGCGCCTGTTCGACGACCTGCGGCTCGAGCACGGCCGCCTGGATCAGCCGATTCCCGTTGGCACACAAGGCGGGACGCTGCACGTCGAGCTGAACCACAGTGACCCGTCGGTGCTGCCCGCAGGATTCCGGAATGACACGAACGACTCTCGCATCCTGATATGCGCGGCGAACCTCGCCGCCGAAGGCAAGCGAGTGACGTTGGTGAGCAAGGACATTCCGCTGCGCGTCAAGGCGGGCGCAGTCGGTCTGCCCGCCGACGAGTACCACGCCCAGGACGTCGTCACGTCGGGCTGGACCGGGATGGACGAGATCGACGTGTCCAGCGAGGTTATCGACAGCTTGTTCGCCGAGGGGGAGATCGACCTCGAGGAAGCCAGGGATCTTCCCTGCCACACCGGAATCCGCCTGCTGGGGACCAACTCTCATGCCCTCGGCCGCGTGAATCCCGACAAACGGGTGCAACTGGTGCGCGGCGATCGCGAGGTGTTCGGATTGCGCGGCCGCTCCGCCGAACAGCGAGTGGCGCTCGACCTGCTGCTCGACGAGTCGGTCGGCATCGTGTCCCTCGGCGGCAAGGCGGGCACCGGCAAGTCGGCGCTGGCGCTGTGTGCGGGTCTTGAGGCGGTGCTCGAGCGGCGCACGCAGCGCAAGGTCGTCGTCTTCCGGCCGCTGTACGCGGTCGGCGGTCAGGATCTCGGCTACCTGCCCGGCAGCGAAAGCGAGAAGATGGGGCCGTGGGCGCAGGCCGTCTTCGACACCCTCGAAGGCCTGGCGAGCCCGGCGGTGCTCGAAGAGGTGCTGTCGCGCGGCATGCTGGAGGTGCTGCCGCTCACACACATTCGCGGGCGGTCGCTGCACGACTCGTTCGTCATCGTCGACGAGGCGCAGTCGCTGGAACGCAACGTGCTGTTGACGGTGCTGTCGCGCCTCGGCGCGGGCTCGCGGGTGGTGCTGACCCACGATGTGGCGCAGCGCGACAATCTGCGCGTCGGCAGGCACGACGGTGTTGCGGCGGTGATCGAGAAGCTCAAGGGCCACCCGCTGTTCGCCCACATTACACTGCTGCGCAGCGAGCGCTCGCCGATCGCCGCGCTGGTGACCGAGATGCTGGAGGAGATCAGCCCCGGCGCCCTGCCCTAA
- a CDS encoding acyl-ACP desaturase: MAQKPVPTALTAELEPVVAENLNRHLESEDIWFAHDYVPFEQGENFAFLGGRDWDASDVTLPKHITDALEILLIEKDNLAGYHREFVFSFILEEKWGRWLGRWTAEEHLHAIALRNYLVVTREVDPAANEDVRVEHVMKGYRADTYSQIERLVFMAFYERAYAVYTRNLEAQITEPVLNGLVGRIARDEERHEEFFHNLVAHLLETRRDETIEAIARRAADLDVVGADIDAYADKRKVVADAGIFDEAALRQVIADRIAAWRLADEPRLRPLVNG, from the coding sequence ATGGCACAGAAACCTGTCCCTACCGCACTGACCGCTGAGCTCGAGCCGGTCGTCGCGGAGAACCTGAACCGGCATCTCGAGTCCGAGGACATCTGGTTCGCCCACGACTACGTGCCTTTCGAGCAGGGCGAGAACTTCGCGTTCCTCGGCGGACGCGACTGGGACGCCTCGGACGTCACCCTGCCCAAGCACATCACCGATGCGCTGGAGATCCTGCTCATCGAGAAGGACAATCTCGCCGGCTATCACCGCGAGTTCGTCTTCAGCTTCATCCTCGAGGAGAAGTGGGGCCGCTGGCTGGGCCGGTGGACCGCCGAGGAGCACCTGCACGCGATCGCGCTGCGCAATTACCTGGTCGTCACCCGCGAGGTCGACCCGGCCGCCAACGAGGATGTGCGCGTCGAGCACGTCATGAAGGGCTACCGCGCCGACACCTACAGCCAGATCGAGCGGCTGGTGTTCATGGCGTTCTACGAGCGTGCGTACGCGGTTTACACCCGCAACCTCGAAGCACAGATCACCGAGCCGGTGCTGAACGGTCTGGTCGGGCGGATCGCCCGCGACGAGGAGCGTCACGAGGAGTTCTTCCACAACCTCGTCGCGCACCTGCTGGAGACCCGTCGCGACGAGACGATCGAGGCGATTGCGCGGCGCGCCGCCGACCTCGACGTCGTGGGTGCGGACATCGACGCCTACGCCGACAAGCGGAAGGTTGTCGCCGACGCCGGCATCTTCGACGAAGCCGCGCTGCGCCAGGTGATCGCCGATCGGATCGCCGCGTGGAGGCTGGCCGACGAGCCTCGATTGCGTCCGCTGGTCAACGGCTGA